One window of Pseudacidobacterium ailaaui genomic DNA carries:
- a CDS encoding type I restriction endonuclease subunit R — MINERLAKELKLDERNHVEKPLLDQLHGLGWTIKDLDSKQHPEDTGRESFTDVVLLPILRRQLKAINDWLEDDQMDEVVKQLTASFPSTSLIQNNRHVFNLLQEGTSVSENRKTGEKSPTVRFIDFAHGENNDFLAVCQFKVCILGTEHHIIPDIVLFLNGLPVVVIECKSPKVKEPIPEAIEQLLRYSEQRGSKGEGSAPLFYYNQFVVATCRQEAKFGTITTHSEKHFYRWSDPFPRTVDELEHGGTSPNDQQRLVAGMLAPDNLLDIIRTFTLFSTNDKGETIKIVGRYQQFRAVKLAVKRLKEGKTPRERSGIIWHTQGSGKSLTMMFMVREMYRHPELSQWKVVFITDRTQLEEQLSDTSQSIGYTVKVADSIKKLKELLATNSSDLVMAMIHKFREADLTETFPELNTSPHILVMTDEAHRSQYNMLGANLDKAIPNATRIGYTGTPIEKTERVFGDYIDKYTMRQSIEDGVTLQIVYEGRTHKAGVTDALGMDIAFHDVFRDYTPQECVQILGYGSRDAYLEAKETIKAKARDMIAHYVEHVFPNGYKAQIVATSREAAARYKEHVDAALAETIAELKKANPREIDIALLERMKTDVVISGRQNDTQDLAPYTDASRHKTTIKSFKLPFGAEDEGVNGDVGIVIVTNMLLTGFDAPIEQVMYLDKVIVAHSLLQAIARVNRVAGAAKEKGFVVDYVGVGHHLKKALDTYDEREQKEMLNTLSFPEEELRALRASRDAVMEFLNKNGLTDLTDHDAFFDLFYDEDLRFEFMTLFQTYTRCLNVVFPAKEALGFMPEYEALAEVNVLAGKHCRDARLSMRGIPPKLRKITDAFLESQGIQVKVEPISILDEDFQKDVSSRTRTKTKAAEIEHAIRHHLDVELNDDPDLRASFAEALRLILAEFQDNWNKVYEELEKLRLRIINAAKEPTYGLHRKKQMPFFRVLKKEIYGEAELDDDSISALVSLTQQVFGEVERELKLTGFWESIPARNKLRADIQRTLLQTEFSRLPGIVQNRTHIVSRIMEIAEKNSDAILYAA; from the coding sequence ATGATCAACGAACGGTTAGCAAAAGAACTGAAGCTCGACGAGCGGAACCACGTCGAGAAGCCTCTGCTGGACCAGTTGCATGGGCTGGGCTGGACGATCAAGGATCTCGACAGCAAGCAGCATCCTGAAGACACCGGCCGGGAGAGCTTTACCGATGTTGTTCTGCTTCCCATTCTGCGCCGGCAGTTAAAGGCGATCAACGACTGGCTGGAAGACGACCAGATGGACGAGGTGGTGAAGCAGCTCACGGCCAGCTTTCCATCGACGAGCCTGATCCAGAACAACCGTCATGTCTTCAACCTGCTCCAGGAGGGCACCAGCGTCAGCGAAAACCGCAAGACGGGCGAAAAAAGCCCAACGGTGCGCTTCATCGACTTTGCGCATGGGGAAAACAACGACTTTCTTGCCGTTTGCCAGTTCAAGGTGTGCATCCTCGGCACGGAGCACCACATCATCCCGGACATTGTTCTGTTTCTAAACGGGCTGCCGGTGGTGGTGATCGAGTGCAAGTCGCCGAAGGTGAAGGAGCCGATTCCGGAGGCTATTGAGCAACTGCTCCGCTACAGCGAGCAGCGCGGCAGCAAGGGCGAAGGCAGCGCCCCGCTCTTTTACTACAACCAGTTCGTCGTTGCCACCTGTCGCCAGGAGGCCAAGTTCGGCACCATCACCACGCACAGCGAAAAGCACTTCTATCGCTGGTCCGATCCCTTTCCCCGAACCGTTGACGAACTGGAGCACGGCGGCACGAGCCCCAACGACCAGCAGCGGCTGGTGGCCGGGATGCTTGCGCCGGACAACTTGCTGGACATCATCCGCACCTTCACGCTCTTCTCAACCAACGACAAAGGCGAGACGATCAAGATCGTCGGGCGCTATCAGCAGTTCCGCGCAGTAAAGCTGGCCGTGAAGCGCCTGAAGGAAGGCAAGACGCCACGCGAGCGCAGCGGCATTATCTGGCATACGCAAGGCTCCGGCAAATCGCTGACCATGATGTTCATGGTGCGCGAGATGTACCGGCATCCTGAGCTGTCGCAATGGAAGGTTGTCTTTATAACCGATCGGACCCAGTTGGAGGAGCAGCTTTCCGATACCAGCCAGAGCATCGGCTACACGGTGAAGGTGGCCGACAGCATTAAGAAGCTCAAGGAGCTGCTTGCCACCAACTCGTCCGATCTGGTGATGGCCATGATCCACAAGTTCCGTGAAGCAGATTTGACAGAGACCTTCCCGGAGTTGAACACCAGCCCGCATATTCTGGTGATGACCGACGAGGCGCACCGCTCGCAATACAACATGCTGGGAGCGAATCTCGACAAGGCGATCCCGAACGCGACGCGCATTGGCTACACCGGAACGCCGATTGAGAAGACGGAGCGCGTTTTTGGCGATTACATCGACAAGTACACAATGCGCCAGTCGATTGAGGACGGCGTAACGCTGCAAATCGTCTATGAAGGCCGCACCCATAAAGCGGGAGTGACCGATGCCCTGGGCATGGACATTGCCTTTCACGATGTATTCAGGGATTACACGCCGCAGGAGTGCGTCCAGATTCTCGGCTACGGTTCGCGCGATGCGTACCTTGAGGCCAAGGAGACAATCAAGGCAAAGGCAAGAGACATGATCGCCCATTACGTCGAGCACGTCTTTCCGAATGGCTATAAAGCACAGATTGTGGCCACTTCACGGGAGGCAGCCGCGCGCTACAAGGAACACGTGGATGCGGCGCTCGCCGAAACGATCGCAGAATTGAAGAAGGCGAATCCAAGGGAAATTGACATTGCTTTGCTGGAGCGGATGAAGACCGATGTGGTCATTTCCGGCAGGCAAAACGATACCCAGGACCTTGCTCCGTACACCGACGCATCCAGGCACAAGACAACCATCAAAAGCTTCAAGCTGCCCTTCGGCGCGGAAGATGAGGGCGTGAATGGCGATGTCGGTATCGTGATCGTCACCAATATGCTGCTCACGGGCTTCGATGCGCCCATCGAGCAGGTGATGTATCTGGACAAGGTCATCGTTGCTCACAGCTTGCTCCAGGCGATTGCCCGGGTGAATCGCGTTGCCGGCGCGGCTAAAGAGAAGGGCTTTGTCGTCGATTACGTGGGTGTTGGACACCACTTGAAAAAGGCCCTCGACACCTATGACGAGCGTGAACAGAAAGAAATGCTGAACACGCTGAGCTTTCCGGAAGAAGAACTTAGGGCGCTGAGGGCAAGCAGAGACGCAGTCATGGAATTTCTCAACAAGAACGGCCTGACTGATCTGACGGACCACGACGCATTCTTCGATCTCTTCTATGACGAAGACCTGCGGTTTGAATTCATGACGCTCTTCCAAACATATACGCGATGCCTGAACGTAGTCTTTCCCGCCAAGGAAGCGTTGGGCTTCATGCCAGAATATGAAGCGCTTGCGGAGGTCAATGTCCTTGCGGGAAAACATTGCAGGGATGCGCGGCTGAGCATGAGGGGCATCCCTCCGAAACTTCGGAAAATTACTGATGCCTTTCTTGAGTCGCAGGGAATCCAAGTAAAAGTTGAGCCTATCTCAATCCTGGATGAAGATTTCCAAAAAGACGTTAGCAGCCGGACCCGGACGAAGACAAAAGCAGCAGAGATAGAGCACGCCATTCGTCACCATCTTGATGTTGAATTGAATGACGACCCAGACCTGCGGGCTTCGTTTGCAGAGGCGCTCCGCTTGATTCTTGCGGAGTTCCAGGACAACTGGAATAAGGTTTATGAGGAGTTAGAAAAACTTCGACTGCGGATTATCAATGCCGCAAAAGAGCCGACATATGGCTTGCACCGCAAGAAGCAAATGCCATTCTTCCGAGTACTCAAAAAGGAGATTTATGGTGAAGCCGAGCTGGACGACGATTCAATCTCTGCACTCGTTTCGCTTACACAGCAAGTCTTCGGAGAAGTCGAGCGCGAGTTGAAGCTGACGGGGTTCTGGGAGAGCATACCTGCGCGAAACAAACTGAGGGCAGACATTCAGAGAACGCTTCTACAAACAGAGTTTTCCAGGCTGCCAGGGATCGTGCAAAACCGGACCCACATCGTTAGCCGAATTATGGAAATCGCCGAGAAGAACAGCGACGCGATTCTATACGCCGCATGA
- a CDS encoding M48 family metallopeptidase gives MNDLEYKIVRSPKRRTLTITVERDRTIIVHAPENASDKAIAHVMNSKRQWIYGKLHHEQKYQDRIHPPGKEVVNGESAPYLGRDYRIEIAETESGEVEFSDGFKVPVSHQNKKRAALKSWYIDRAKETILLRVNAAAKELGVKFKAAKIVDNRYRWGSCTVNGAVNFNWRLIKAPIFVIDYVVVHELAHLLENNHTARFWNIVRAASPTMAKAKAWLKEHGQCLEEEV, from the coding sequence ATGAACGATCTGGAATACAAAATCGTGCGATCGCCGAAACGAAGGACGCTGACTATCACAGTCGAGCGAGACCGGACGATCATCGTCCATGCGCCAGAGAACGCTTCAGACAAAGCGATAGCTCACGTGATGAATAGCAAGCGCCAGTGGATTTATGGGAAGCTCCATCACGAGCAGAAGTATCAGGACCGAATTCATCCTCCCGGCAAGGAGGTAGTGAATGGAGAGTCAGCACCGTATCTTGGCAGGGATTATCGAATTGAGATTGCCGAGACCGAGAGCGGTGAGGTGGAATTTTCCGATGGTTTCAAGGTTCCCGTTTCACACCAGAACAAAAAGCGTGCAGCTTTGAAGTCGTGGTATATCGATCGGGCAAAAGAGACAATCCTGCTTCGTGTTAACGCAGCTGCCAAAGAACTGGGCGTCAAGTTCAAAGCCGCAAAGATCGTTGATAATCGATATCGCTGGGGATCTTGTACGGTAAATGGCGCTGTGAACTTCAATTGGCGACTCATCAAGGCACCGATCTTCGTAATCGACTACGTGGTTGTCCACGAACTAGCGCATCTGTTGGAAAACAATCATACGGCTCGGTTTTGGAACATTGTTCGCGCGGCCTCTCCCACGATGGCAAAGGCGAAGGCTTGGCTAAAAGAGCACGGACAATGTCTTGAGGAAGAGGTATAG
- a CDS encoding type IV toxin-antitoxin system AbiEi family antitoxin domain-containing protein, producing MASLESYLDQQLAQGRAYFTKEEARRRLGLSPSAFAAAALRLAKKRKLINARHEFYLILRPEDWSLGAPDPVRWIDPLMQHQRTDYRVSLLRAAAFHGASHQAAMVFQIVVPKQLRLLEIGRHRLQFLYQAPGIFEQVNRPEWLDKIKTAEGFTKVAGVELTLLDCVRYFHQASGIAGVAQIVKDIGGKAAPRKLAKIAGFYENSAVRRLGYLLDLAGHSRQSAALEPFAAQAKSFKPLDPAIRPIQETAANSAERNTKWRLTIHEPVEVDF from the coding sequence ATGGCATCGCTTGAGTCCTACCTAGATCAGCAGCTCGCTCAAGGGCGCGCTTACTTCACCAAAGAAGAGGCCAGGAGAAGACTCGGCTTATCGCCGTCTGCGTTTGCCGCAGCCGCTCTTCGGCTAGCGAAGAAGCGCAAGCTCATCAACGCTCGCCACGAGTTCTACCTGATTCTACGCCCCGAAGACTGGAGCCTCGGTGCGCCAGACCCCGTCCGCTGGATCGACCCTCTGATGCAGCACCAACGCACCGACTATCGCGTTTCACTCCTGCGCGCGGCGGCGTTTCACGGCGCATCCCATCAGGCCGCAATGGTATTCCAGATTGTTGTTCCAAAGCAGCTTCGCTTGCTTGAGATCGGCCGCCACCGGCTGCAATTCCTCTACCAGGCGCCGGGAATCTTCGAACAGGTGAATCGGCCGGAATGGCTGGACAAGATCAAGACCGCTGAGGGCTTCACTAAAGTCGCTGGGGTCGAGCTGACTCTGCTGGATTGCGTGCGCTACTTCCATCAGGCATCCGGGATTGCCGGAGTCGCACAGATCGTGAAAGACATCGGGGGCAAAGCGGCTCCGCGCAAGCTGGCGAAGATCGCTGGGTTCTATGAGAACTCTGCGGTTCGCCGGCTGGGGTATCTGCTCGATCTGGCAGGCCACTCCCGGCAGTCGGCGGCGCTGGAGCCGTTCGCGGCCCAGGCGAAATCGTTCAAGCCGCTTGACCCAGCCATCCGGCCGATTCAGGAAACCGCTGCGAATTCCGCCGAGAGAAACACCAAGTGGCGTCTCACGATTCATGAGCCGGTGGAGGTGGACTTTTGA
- a CDS encoding nucleotidyl transferase AbiEii/AbiGii toxin family protein — MIPDAYLIEWTAKAPWPDMRQVEQDLIISRALCDLFNAAELQGKIAFRGGTALHKLLFAQPLRYSEDIDLVQTEAESIGSTVNAVRKALSWLGDCKREQAGHSIHLIFRYTPEADASTKLKLKVEINTREHVCLLGLKRYPFSVNSRWHKAEAEVVSFEPEELFGTKLRALLQRRKTRDLFDLYEGLKQLNLDCGKLLACFDHYLALEGTPIHRAAAEERMLQKLERSLTEDIEPLLPAGVRFDEQEALRAFAMVWAELIVHIQGEAWKLSAKIIDDLRKKHFPSLLR, encoded by the coding sequence TTGATTCCCGACGCATACCTCATCGAGTGGACGGCAAAGGCTCCGTGGCCCGACATGCGGCAAGTGGAACAGGACCTCATCATCAGCCGTGCCCTCTGTGACCTGTTCAACGCCGCCGAACTGCAAGGCAAGATTGCCTTCCGCGGCGGCACTGCGCTCCACAAGCTGCTCTTCGCGCAACCGCTGCGGTATTCCGAAGACATTGATCTCGTCCAGACAGAAGCGGAGTCGATTGGCTCTACGGTCAATGCCGTGCGCAAGGCCCTATCGTGGCTCGGCGACTGCAAGAGGGAACAGGCCGGCCATTCCATTCATCTCATCTTTCGCTATACTCCCGAAGCGGACGCGAGCACGAAGCTCAAGCTCAAGGTTGAGATCAACACTCGTGAGCATGTCTGCCTGCTCGGACTGAAGCGCTACCCATTTTCTGTAAATAGCCGTTGGCATAAGGCGGAGGCAGAGGTCGTCTCGTTCGAGCCGGAAGAACTTTTCGGGACGAAGCTGCGGGCACTTCTGCAGCGGCGCAAGACCCGTGACCTGTTCGATTTGTATGAAGGACTGAAGCAACTGAATCTGGACTGCGGCAAGCTTCTTGCCTGCTTCGACCACTACCTTGCGCTGGAGGGCACGCCCATACATCGTGCCGCTGCGGAGGAGCGCATGCTGCAAAAGTTGGAGCGCAGCTTGACCGAGGACATTGAGCCGCTGCTTCCGGCCGGAGTCCGTTTTGATGAGCAAGAAGCGCTGCGAGCCTTTGCCATGGTGTGGGCGGAACTGATTGTCCATATCCAGGGCGAGGCGTGGAAGCTTTCGGCGAAGATCATCGATGATCTTCGAAAGAAACACTTCCCCAGTCTGCTGCGGTGA
- a CDS encoding tyrosine-type recombinase/integrase: MAMKYQQGTVYLCGKKVKKWYGKYVIYGRDADGKEVRKYRNVAICPKAGNPKWKAEQLLREKILKECGMLAEMPAIPSDDSVTFRWFVKERYIPMRQGKWSPAYRKTNSYQLEHYLVSKFGDLPLKKLNSFQIQIFLNEMAAKGYSDSVVRSCFSNIRAITRMAKKHKYIAENPGEDVTMPQAKMAEKPVMTREQILALIGAIEDVHDLCLLCIGIFCGPRASEVMGLQWKSWTGDALLPHGTAYEGQFYNGRLKTKQSKTPIPVPERIRPVIESWRKLSKDSSPEALMFPTFGRGERKGQAVPRWGKNFLRWRIRPVSRKLGIPDRLVTFQVMRRTLGTDMQQHGTLKDTQGILRHASIKTTGDVYVQTIERSVLAAVNSRTSAVLGDWEMPNAELGLKGRTLKGPDAIWRSLAKPNGGEVVNC, from the coding sequence ATGGCAATGAAATATCAGCAAGGCACCGTCTACCTTTGCGGGAAGAAGGTGAAAAAGTGGTATGGGAAATATGTGATTTACGGTCGGGACGCCGACGGGAAGGAGGTCCGAAAGTATCGCAACGTCGCGATCTGCCCCAAGGCGGGAAATCCGAAGTGGAAGGCGGAGCAATTGTTGCGTGAGAAGATTCTGAAGGAATGCGGCATGCTCGCCGAAATGCCCGCAATTCCTTCCGATGACTCAGTAACGTTTCGCTGGTTTGTGAAGGAACGCTACATTCCAATGCGACAGGGCAAATGGAGCCCTGCATATCGCAAGACGAATAGCTACCAGCTTGAGCATTATCTGGTATCAAAATTTGGAGACCTGCCGCTGAAGAAGCTGAATTCGTTTCAGATTCAGATTTTTCTCAACGAAATGGCTGCAAAGGGCTATTCGGATTCTGTAGTTCGCTCCTGCTTCTCCAACATTCGGGCGATCACCCGGATGGCAAAGAAGCACAAGTACATCGCCGAAAACCCAGGAGAAGACGTGACCATGCCTCAGGCAAAAATGGCAGAAAAGCCCGTGATGACAAGGGAACAGATCCTTGCCCTCATTGGAGCTATCGAGGACGTGCACGATCTTTGCCTGCTGTGCATCGGAATCTTCTGCGGACCGAGAGCCAGCGAGGTCATGGGGCTGCAATGGAAGTCCTGGACCGGCGACGCTCTTCTGCCCCACGGAACCGCCTACGAGGGGCAGTTTTACAACGGCCGTCTGAAAACCAAACAGAGCAAGACTCCTATCCCTGTTCCGGAGCGGATTCGACCCGTAATCGAGTCTTGGCGAAAGCTCTCCAAGGATTCCTCACCAGAGGCTCTAATGTTTCCGACATTTGGGCGAGGGGAGCGGAAGGGCCAGGCGGTGCCGAGGTGGGGGAAGAACTTCCTCCGGTGGCGCATTCGCCCGGTCTCTCGAAAGCTCGGAATTCCTGATCGCCTGGTCACGTTTCAAGTGATGCGGCGGACGCTGGGGACCGACATGCAGCAGCACGGAACACTGAAGGACACTCAGGGGATATTGCGGCACGCGAGCATCAAGACGACGGGCGACGTATACGTTCAGACCATCGAACGAAGCGTTCTCGCTGCCGTGAACTCGCGCACCTCAGCGGTGCTCGGCGACTGGGAGATGCCAAATGCAGAGTTGGGTCTGAAGGGGAGAACCCTTAAAGGTCCTGATGCAATTTGGCGAAGTTTGGCGAAGCCGAATGGTGGGGAAGTCGTAAATTGTTGA
- a CDS encoding helix-turn-helix domain-containing protein, producing the protein MAASILQNRYPLEESPSTSSDTDDEPLLNARQVAVRLGVSERWVRDHTTRRSPRIRGVKLGPLMRYRKQDVEAFMQELNTTSSFPLRRSGV; encoded by the coding sequence ATGGCCGCATCAATCCTGCAGAATCGCTATCCCTTAGAAGAATCGCCGTCCACGTCGTCGGACACCGACGATGAGCCGCTATTGAACGCCCGACAAGTTGCCGTAAGGCTTGGCGTCTCCGAACGTTGGGTCCGGGACCACACTACGAGGCGCTCGCCGCGAATCCGCGGCGTTAAGCTCGGTCCGTTGATGCGATATCGGAAACAGGATGTCGAAGCCTTTATGCAAGAGTTGAATACCACAAGCTCTTTCCCTCTGCGCCGTAGTGGTGTATGA
- a CDS encoding LysR family transcriptional regulator, with translation MTFLPWFPMEVVGISDLLEFRLLKYIAMIAETGNFTRAAEKLYLAQPSLSEQIKNLEEGLGIELFDRSGKRVEPTPAGLVLISYAKGAVRERNEIVKAARAIHQGEVPPLRLGFSSFAPTVVLEGLQRLYESVFPACPVHLAGGNAAQIVERLRNKTLDCALLPMPVEGDDLAVLQIGSTPLVVCMRTDDPLAQLTEIRPSEMADRLTVFRDPESHPSAHKRLLEMLAEYGVRPQAACAAATPAEVQWMVQKGFGLALISGQLKLEPSLTTRAIAGVTWTADTAFVHHAAAYHLALPLLVRHLRKGGNPKPRRSEQRKKNQSAVQLELLT, from the coding sequence TTGACGTTTCTGCCCTGGTTCCCCATGGAGGTCGTGGGCATATCTGACTTGCTGGAGTTCCGTTTGCTGAAGTACATCGCGATGATCGCCGAAACCGGCAACTTTACACGCGCCGCAGAGAAGCTGTACCTGGCTCAACCTTCGCTGAGCGAGCAGATCAAAAATCTCGAAGAGGGACTCGGGATTGAGCTCTTCGACCGCAGCGGGAAAAGAGTGGAACCAACCCCCGCCGGCCTCGTCCTCATCAGCTATGCCAAAGGAGCCGTTCGCGAGCGCAACGAGATCGTGAAAGCCGCACGAGCGATTCATCAAGGGGAAGTGCCGCCGTTGCGTCTCGGCTTTTCCAGCTTTGCGCCCACCGTCGTTCTTGAAGGATTGCAGCGGCTCTACGAAAGCGTCTTTCCGGCGTGTCCTGTGCATTTGGCTGGAGGCAATGCAGCGCAAATTGTGGAACGCCTGAGAAATAAGACACTCGACTGTGCACTGCTTCCCATGCCGGTAGAAGGAGACGATCTTGCTGTGTTGCAGATTGGCAGCACGCCGTTGGTCGTTTGCATGAGGACTGACGATCCGCTCGCGCAGCTCACCGAGATTCGGCCATCAGAAATGGCCGACCGGCTCACGGTATTCCGTGACCCGGAGAGTCACCCTTCAGCGCACAAGCGGCTGCTTGAAATGCTTGCTGAGTACGGTGTTCGACCCCAGGCTGCCTGTGCTGCAGCGACACCCGCCGAGGTGCAATGGATGGTACAGAAGGGCTTTGGCCTTGCGCTCATCAGCGGACAATTGAAATTGGAACCGTCGCTGACCACCCGTGCAATTGCTGGCGTCACGTGGACCGCTGACACAGCGTTCGTCCATCACGCGGCGGCGTATCACCTCGCACTGCCATTACTCGTTCGACATCTACGGAAAGGTGGCAATCCCAAACCTCGCAGATCGGAGCAGCGCAAGAAGAACCAGAGTGCGGTTCAATTGGAACTGCTGACATAA
- a CDS encoding IclR family transcriptional regulator domain-containing protein, with amino-acid sequence MLEAYGLIKRIEHNIIDRQALWPELERVRKEGVAFDREDSMLGGLCIGAPIRDADGRVIVALSVSTPIQRIPPDREKQVQEGVLRVAQAVSVALLAANG; translated from the coding sequence ATGCTGGAAGCTTATGGACTTATCAAACGTATCGAGCACAATATTATTGACCGTCAGGCCCTGTGGCCCGAGCTGGAGCGAGTCCGGAAAGAAGGCGTGGCTTTTGACCGTGAAGACTCCATGCTAGGAGGCCTCTGCATTGGAGCACCCATCCGGGATGCCGATGGGCGTGTGATTGTGGCCCTGAGTGTCTCCACTCCGATCCAGCGGATCCCGCCCGACCGGGAAAAGCAGGTTCAGGAAGGTGTGCTCAGGGTTGCCCAGGCTGTATCTGTTGCTCTGCTTGCCGCGAATGGTTGA
- a CDS encoding right-handed parallel beta-helix repeat-containing protein, translating to MKMRQKRIVALLCILGGDTAVLPVYSHVQTTRTLYVSTNGSDGADGTRSHPFQTVARAQTAVRALNASSDVTVLIEDGTYSLDAPLNFRSEDGGQGSHHVTWQAASGAHPIFSGGVRVTGWQVYKAAEHIYVADVPAGVNSRQLYFDGVLGDRTSKEIKTEDIEITSDELIIHNRNLAWLSKVKNPSQMELEVLGSFTDRYAPVESVQPTTDGVVLKMAQPSWANNTWGYDVPSEAKRNNGKHFYLLNALELMSEPNVLQPHRNLWYLDPYAGKLYVKLDEDRDINNITVMLPRLQLLLSIAGTYKQPIQNLTFKGLSFRYTTWLGPSENTGFASQQSGAYLKDLAPTHPSNAFQTCNRGCVEFESMRQHWSQIPAAIQVAAAHNVTFDHDSFSQLGMVGLGIGNDAGSNASGIGLGTDGVRVTHCHFAVLSAAAVLAGGVQKDAHHPSDPRMTNRHLMIDNNYVSTVSLDYKDNAGILSTYFDGAEIVHNDVSDLMYDGIDIGWGWGYNDQGGNPNYRDNQHGYTVNPVFQTPTILRNNLVAYNRIHGVKKYFVDGGAIYNLSSSPGTVIRNNYLFDLGDRIGLYTDEGSKHIRLLNNVVETQGFWLFANTVGKLYALKITSDNRAIGNWHNSDKTGERWIPESDCLILQDHLVANKEWPAEAQKVINESGIQPE from the coding sequence ATGAAGATGAGACAAAAGCGAATCGTGGCACTCCTCTGCATCCTAGGGGGTGACACTGCCGTACTGCCCGTTTACAGTCATGTGCAGACAACAAGGACTCTTTACGTATCAACCAATGGCAGTGATGGCGCTGACGGCACCCGTTCTCATCCTTTTCAGACGGTTGCACGCGCTCAGACCGCAGTGCGCGCCTTGAATGCATCCAGTGATGTAACCGTGCTGATTGAAGACGGTACATATTCTCTCGATGCCCCGCTGAATTTTCGTTCCGAAGATGGAGGACAGGGCAGCCATCACGTCACATGGCAGGCTGCGTCAGGAGCGCACCCCATATTTTCCGGCGGAGTTCGAGTTACCGGCTGGCAGGTATACAAGGCTGCGGAACATATATATGTAGCTGATGTTCCTGCGGGCGTTAATTCACGTCAGTTGTACTTCGACGGAGTTCTCGGAGACCGCACCTCGAAGGAGATCAAGACAGAGGACATAGAAATAACGTCAGACGAGCTCATCATTCACAACCGCAATCTCGCCTGGCTCAGTAAAGTCAAAAATCCGTCTCAAATGGAATTGGAAGTGCTTGGGAGCTTCACCGATCGCTATGCGCCGGTTGAGAGCGTTCAGCCCACTACTGATGGAGTAGTTCTGAAAATGGCGCAGCCCTCGTGGGCGAATAACACCTGGGGCTACGATGTGCCCAGCGAGGCAAAGCGAAATAACGGCAAGCATTTCTATCTCCTCAATGCGCTGGAGCTCATGTCGGAGCCGAACGTTCTACAACCTCACCGCAATCTTTGGTATCTCGATCCATACGCGGGCAAGCTTTATGTAAAGCTCGATGAAGATCGAGACATCAATAATATTACGGTGATGCTGCCCCGCCTTCAATTATTGCTGAGCATTGCCGGCACGTACAAGCAGCCGATACAGAATTTAACATTCAAAGGGCTGAGCTTTCGTTACACCACCTGGCTTGGGCCTTCTGAAAATACCGGCTTTGCAAGCCAGCAAAGCGGAGCCTACCTTAAGGACCTAGCTCCAACACACCCCAGCAACGCATTCCAGACTTGCAATCGCGGCTGCGTGGAATTTGAATCCATGCGCCAGCACTGGTCGCAGATTCCCGCAGCCATCCAGGTAGCCGCAGCGCATAACGTTACATTCGACCACGACAGCTTTAGCCAACTCGGCATGGTCGGGCTTGGGATCGGTAACGATGCCGGGTCCAATGCAAGCGGAATTGGCTTGGGAACTGATGGCGTGCGCGTTACGCACTGCCACTTCGCAGTTCTGTCTGCCGCGGCGGTCCTGGCAGGTGGAGTTCAAAAGGACGCTCATCACCCGTCTGATCCGCGCATGACTAACCGTCATCTGATGATTGACAACAACTATGTCAGCACTGTCAGCCTGGATTACAAAGACAACGCCGGCATCCTCAGCACATATTTTGATGGGGCTGAGATTGTTCACAACGATGTCTCAGACCTGATGTATGACGGCATCGATATTGGATGGGGATGGGGCTATAACGATCAAGGCGGTAACCCGAACTACCGGGACAACCAGCATGGCTATACAGTCAATCCTGTATTCCAGACTCCGACCATCCTGCGAAACAATCTTGTCGCCTATAACCGCATACATGGCGTGAAGAAATACTTCGTCGATGGCGGGGCCATCTACAATCTGTCTTCTTCTCCAGGCACCGTTATCCGGAATAACTACCTTTTCGATCTCGGAGACAGAATCGGCCTCTACACGGATGAAGGCAGCAAGCACATCCGCCTGCTGAACAATGTCGTAGAGACGCAGGGCTTCTGGTTATTTGCCAATACAGTGGGCAAGCTCTACGCCTTGAAAATTACCTCTGACAATCGCGCCATCGGCAACTGGCACAATTCGGACAAAACCGGAGAACGCTGGATTCCTGAAAGCGACTGTCTCATCCTCCAGGACCATTTGGTTGCGAACAAAGAGTGGCCTGCAGAAGCGCAGAAAGTCATCAACGAATCAGGTATTCAGCCAGAATAA